The segment AGGCAAGGACTACTCATAAAACCACATTTGGAGCCATTAAAGAAACTAAATGTTCTGTTCTCGTACTTCCTACATTGCACGAGGGAAAACGGTCAGCAGAAATAAAGCGCAGAGGCTTATTGCGGATTGCTTCGTTACGATTAACAAGTGTTTTAATATCCGCTGTTTACTAAAGTTTTAGGAGGACAAGTCTCTTTTATAAAGGCGAAATGCAGTGACTTAGGGGCAAAAGGAAAGTTGAGACGAGGATATTGTAGTGTATTTGTGGTAAAATTAAACACCGTTCGTCAATTTTTAGATTTAGAATGTTAGATTCTAGAAGGCATGCCAAAATTTCTTGACTACGTTTTACGATTATTGGATAAGAGGGACAGAATGTGACTCAATTCGCGGTTGTATAAATGACAAGTATCAGTGCGTAGTATATACCAAGTGCAAATCCCCGAAATTAAAGATATTACAAGGTGCCCCACAAAGCTCTATACATGGACCTTTGTTATTTAAACTATGCATCAATAATCTTTCTTACATACCATGTTCTCAAAGTTTAATCATGTATGCTGATGGAAAAAAATAGATTTTTTGCACACAAGTCACAAGTCACAAGTCATACTTAAATCTGCTCTTATCCTGGTTACAAAGCAACAATTTGCAACAAAGGGTGAAAAAAACTAAATATGtaatatttgcacaaattaaCAAATCGATGAATTTCAAGGTAACAATTTGGTGTCGGGACGTGCAAATGGAACGAGTAGAAACTAATAACTTTCTGGTTATCCGGTTCAAAGGTGATATGTCCTGAAAGACACACGTGCGAAACTTGTCTGCCGTACGTAGGAAAATCAGGGGATGTTTTACCAGAATCAGGGGTGTGATTCCACTTTGGCTTAAAAAATGTATTATGTTACTCCATTGATGAAGGGACAATCAGACATCAACCTGTAAATTCGTAGCTATTGCTagaaaggaaacacatacgggctcctcgaaagaaaagcctcgaagttgaagaaaaatccgtcctggtccgggactcgaacacgggaccaccgcctttctggggcagccgctaaaccatctgagctaaccaggcggctagcagatggtagggcgaagtcaaatttgtcaacaactagaagccaaggcaagagtttgaaataatagttctgcggaaacccgcaaggtttaATCCTACTCTATGTTTCGTTCACAAGTTACACATTATTTGCTTGTATGGCGTACAATTTATCCAAAATTTATCGACAACTGATATTCTTACAAAAAAGGAGCCCTTAGATACTTAGGAAACTAGAGAGGTAGGCTTCAAGATTTTGAGAACGAATACTCTATTTGTTCAACACACTGTGGTCAAAGCCTACCAGATGTACAATTATAGCTTTTTGCAAAATGTAAAAACTAACAAATGGTACGCATCTCAACCATCTGAATCAAAATCTCGCTATTGTGTACGCAAGGAAACTATAGAAATTCTTAAGTCCAGAGTAATTTATGGCTGAGAGTATCTGAATTTCCCGATTCTAAAGTTATCATAACCCCGAAATTTATCTGATTAGAGTAAATTATCTAAGAAATACGTGAAGATGTGCATTATATAACATGAAATGCATTATAAATGATATAAATATTTTATCGTTTTATGTTTTAGCGCAATGTTACGGTTATTTTGGAATCAAATAATCCAATTCATTTTCGTTAGCCGTGTTCTTTATTTCCCACACTTGGGAAATTGTACATACAGATTCGTAGTCAATCGCTATTATTATTGTGTAATGTACATATTTCTTTTCTATATCACGCTGCTCATCTGTTCAATTTGATTTGGATAAAATGTTTACCTCCATAATGCAGAAGCCAGAGCCCAATGTCAAGCCTTTGTAGATGTTTGATCCCGCTCCCGTTTCTATCATAGAAGGAAAAAAGTAAATTGAAAGAGCGttggttagggcgtgttggtattccataactgaggtttttagcgcacgaaaagggacgagaggcaGAGACATGTGCCCGCGTcttgcctctgtctctcgtcccttttggTGTGCTAAAAACTTCACTTATGAAAAAGCAAACtttcgtcatcaccatcatcaccatcaagcAAAGATATGCTCACAAAAGATGTACATATAGTAGCTTCACGAAGGCAAGCCTAGCCCGCAGACTGCATATATTTGCCTCGCATTAGGTGAACACGCTCATACTGGAGGTAGCCTTATATTGAAATTTAATAAATAACTGCCGGACTGGAACTTGATACAACGCATCGCATAAGGCTAATTAGAAATGGAAGCGGATGATGCGGACAGAATAAGTATTTCTCTCAAATTCTTCGAGTAAAGTAGTGGACGTATACAAATTAGTGATGCGTAAGACTGTACACAAGTTTTCATAAATATTGCGGAAAAAGCTATACAAAATTATAATGATAGTCCTAAAGCCTAACACCAGTTTAATTGGCGGAAAAGATACTTCCCAATAAAAAATCACAACTTATGCCTTCTGCAAAGCAAGAAACATTCACGGTGTGATTTTTGCAGCGCGATGCACTGAAatggggaaagaaaaagaaaacaagtcgTGTTTCTCCTTTTTGCTAAccctccgttcttttttttttcgcactgcaGTTCTCAGCGCTGCAAAAGCCACGTCGTGTTTTCGTGGGATTTTCCTGAAACAAGAAAAGTCGCTGCTTTCTTGTGACAAACAGCAATCTTTTCTCTGTATATTGAAAAGAATGCCACAGACATGCCCGGAACAATATGAAACGCCTTCTCCGCTGCTGTTGTACAAAACATATATGAGATATGTTCATTGAATTAGATTAAAACACTTAAAATGAAAGGTTACGACGCTAAGTCGAtgaggacgaagtgagacacaaacgacatatACGGGCCCTTATAtttcgtttgtgtctcacttttTCTTCATCTTCTTAGCGCGCTAACCTTTGCTTTTAAGTCATGAATAAACTAACTCGGCAACTAGTTTTGTTGATAACACCTGTACGTCCATCGATTCTGAAGAACAGTCTTGTAGAAATATAGGCATAAaagtctgcatgtttttgtttcttcagGCACGAGCAAATTGTAATAACCATGGCGTGCGAAAGATGAGTTTTTTCGATGCCCACCTCTATATACTGAAATTTTGACGACGTAAGCAATATTCTTTAAAACTTCAATATTACATTTCAGAAAGAGCGCAACATCAGAGCCTGTGGGAAATTCTAGGGCTCAGTGACCTGAATGCCTTTTTTAACGATGTAGGTAGATGTATTAGTTGTTACCGATGTGCGTATCCTTTACAACACGCTGAACATTATAATATCAAAACTTTGAGAAACCCATGAGGGAACTAGGGAGGTTTGTTGTGGCTTAGAGGCGTTTAGCAGACTAACCCCGTGCAGTATGTGAGGGAACTTACAGTTTTATTGTATTGCAGTTCTCTTAACCCCAAGTGCTCTATTTTCGGCAGCATTGATCAAAACGTATTACGAAAATCATAATTTTTCCCAATGCCGGTCCCAGCACTAACCAACAACATCTTTCGCACCAAGTAGAGGTTGTCCACTTGAGGGCCTCACAATCACCCGAGGTCTATGGCTCGGCCCGTGATTTCCAGTCACTATAGACTTGGCGTAGAACAGGACAGAGTTTATTACAGACATAGATCGGTAACAATACTCTGCAGTAATATAAAATAAGGAACAATTTGAGAAATTGTTTTTTAAGGCCGGCCATCCGCTTATCCTTTCGGCACCACCTATTCCGGTAATGCATTCTTCCATGCACGTTTCGGCATTTTCTTGGTTGTTGTAGCTGCAGTCGTCTTGGTTGTAACCGCGTGGAGGCACACGCATTCTCCTTTTACGCATTTTCCGAGGTGCTTGTTTGGGCAGGTGTCCTTCTGCGAAGAAAATGAAGCACGCAACTAACGTTACCTCATACAGCACGGATGTGCAGTTTCACCAATAGGACAAGTATATATTGGTCTGAGCATATTTCAGACATTTGTTCCtcatcattttccaagctgtgctttctgaggcggaagcttagaggcgctccaagtaagcttaaacgtcttgcatacataacattcatcagatcaaaattagagtacgcgtcggtcttatgggacccgttcataaagaaggacatttaccagcttgagatggtgcaaaggaaagcgattaggtttatttataacaaatacagaaggcttgattcacctacgacactaatgaaaacaaataacatccaactacttcaagtacgtaggaaaatgtcccgtttgttgtttttgcataaccttttagcacataaactaaacatttcgcatcccacagaacttaaacagttatcgtctagacgaacacaccacacaggaagtcatttactggaaccaatttttgcaagaactgaaacattcaaacacagtttttttccgaggaccgtttccgactggaactgtcttccaggggccatcttccagtccgctaattttgttaaagctctagaagagcatttgtttgagtgaatgagagctgcatatgtgcgaaagcatatatatatatgaatatgtacatgtgtatacatatttttctgcttgtctgttagcggcaatctgttaaactgccgttctttctttttattttttgatgttccagtgtatttacatgccttgtatagcccctcctgcatgggccataactgttggcctgcagtattctgaaataaataaataaataaatatccatTGTAGCCTTTGAGGTATTTCCTTCCGCATAGGCACTACTCTAGTGTAAGCGAGAAACGCTGCTGTTAATTGAGTATTTAACTTTAATGGTGTAAACAACCAACTATTTATTTGGAAATATTGCGATAACGTAACGTACGCTCACGAACATTTATTAGAATTCACACTTTGTTCGAGTTGATCCCAAATAAACTCATGAAATAAATTCGTTAATTTATATCACTTATATCCAAGTCACAGAAGTCCGAAAACATATGAACCTTTTAATTAAGCGAGGTACACCTACACACACCGGATTATAGTGCACTGTTTGTAATTCTACTTTGCGTGTTCGTTACACTTGTAGCACGCAAGTACGAAAAAAACAGTATGGAGTTGAAGAAGAATTCGGCAACTATGTCCTAGCTATTGCCGGGTGGGCGTGACTTTTCTCTCATGAAACTTTGCCTACCTTGGTGATTCCCCCAGGTGTACATTGGCTTTGAAGAAAAGCTTTATAACTTTAGTTTTGCCACGGTAACCAATAACGATAATGGCACCGTGTGTGTGCCCAAAATATGGGTAAGGGCTCAGTGGACGTTTGTTTGCACGCTTAAAAAATTGCTTCCACTTTATTGACCAATAGTCACAGATGTTATAGAAATGAGCGGCGGGGGCCGCTGTTCTGTGTTTACTGCCACCCACCAGCTCTGGCGAGCTCAAGGTTGCTGCTGCGTAATGTATTTTATTATCCAAGCTTGCCTGTCTTAAAAGCAAATCTCATAAAACGCATCCTTTGGCAATGTGATCAATTATACATTTTTTCCTATACGCGTAGCCTGAGAAGCAACACTCCCTGTGCACATTATTTTGACTATCATGCGTGAGTGTTATCGCTGTTGCCTATTAATTTAGATTACGATCACGTTCCCTTCACTTTTGGTTCTCACCTTGCAGAAGTGACCATGGTGGTAGTGCATGTGCCCACATCCAAGAATTCGCTGTAAGAGGAGCACAAAAACGCAGTTTTAAGAACGCACAATGTATTGTACGAAATTCTAAGATAAACTACCGTATTATCATGTCTGCATGTGTCACAAAGTATGCTCGTTGAAGTTGCCAGCTTTAATACAGCGACACTAGGTTTCTTCGTCATCATATTGTGGCAAAAATTACACAAGTGAA is part of the Dermacentor albipictus isolate Rhodes 1998 colony unplaced genomic scaffold, USDA_Dalb.pri_finalv2 scaffold_44, whole genome shotgun sequence genome and harbors:
- the LOC139052939 gene encoding uncharacterized protein, translated to MGQLLCFSSAMILMVLIVQSDEAQGGMASDIALRPKATQRYQRILGCGHMHYHHGHFCKKDTCPNKHLGKCVKGECVCLHAVTTKTTAATTTKKMPKRAWKNALPE